A window from Labrus mixtus chromosome 14, fLabMix1.1, whole genome shotgun sequence encodes these proteins:
- the gdpd5a gene encoding glycerophosphodiester phosphodiesterase domain-containing protein 5 isoform X3 — MVKHQPLQVYEKQVFVSFVTGVYGCRWKRYQRSQDDSSRWECTWFVLLCSSFLLLLFWAYFWLVAQNDINEFNMSVYNHSGEWSDETIPLLASTTIGFSYITFLLMLALFHISLGQQLNLYWVHKIGVLATLLTTISGIVSVDDLWADEWDILLVSLQATAPFLHLGALTTVTAISWLVAGYVVRRERSTFQVVVLLIYTLVLLALYLAPLMFTCPCIMDRHSLTHRPEVIGRRGAPMLAPENTMVSFNRALQHGASSLEADVSISVDGVPFLMRDSTFRRTTDISKVYPSRQYEDASSFNWTEIRSLNAGHWFLESDPYWTANTLTERDRVRIANQSVCSLVDMLRLASRANSSALLDIRRPPPEHPRHRSWFMDTLWAVQKAGISQKRVRTVTWTPDTDRGRVRGLQQGANEKLSIKEIRQRGITSLNLHYSKAHHKDIEEYLANNVSVTVYPVNEPWLYSLLWCSGVPSVSSDAPQVLRKVPYPIWLMSHHAYDFIWITSDLVSIAVVIGIFCYQKWKMSGMQNYNPEQIMLSAVTRRTSREVNIMKEKLIFSDINNGLGSSEELSLYPENGYARYSNSNIS; from the exons ATGGTGAAACACCAACCCTTACAGGTCTATGAGAAGCAGGTCTTTGTGTCCTTTGTCACTGGGGTCTATGGTTGTCGCTGGAAACGCTACCAGCGCTCCCAAGATGACAGCTCCAGG tgGGAGTGTACATGGTTCGTCCTCCTGTGCAGTTCTTTCCTTCTGCTGCTCTTCTGGGCTTACTTCTGGCTGGTGGCTCAAAATGACATCAACGAGTTCAACAT GTCGGTGTATAACCACTCTGGAGAATGGAGCGATGAGACGATCCCACTCCTGGCGTCCACCACCATAGGATTCAGCTACATTACTTTCTTACTG ATGTTAGCTCTTTTCCACATCTCTCTGGGCCAGCAGCTGAACCTCTACTGGGTTCACAAG ATTGGAGTGTTAGCGACGCTGCTGACCACCATCTCTGGTATCGTCTCTGTTGATGACCTGTGGGCCGATGAGTGGGACATTCTGCTCGTATCACTGCAG GCCACAGCACCTTTCCTGCACCTCGGAGCCCTGACAACAGTCACAGCCATCAGCTGGTTGGTAGCTGGTTATGTGGTCCGCAGAGAGAGATCCA CTTTCCAGGTGGTGGTGCTGCTGATCTACACCCTCGTCCTCCTGGCTCTGTATCTGGCTCCGCTCATGTTCACCTGCCCCTGCATCATGGACCGCCACAGCCTCACACATCGACCTGAAGTCATCGGTCGACGGGGAGCTCCTATG CTGGCTCCAGAAAACACCATGGTGTCCTTTAACCGAGCGCTGCAGCACGGAGCTAGCTCCCTGGAGGCCGACGTCAGCATCAG TGTGGATGGCGTCCCCTTCCTGATGCGTGACAGCACCTTCAGACGAACCACAGACATCAGTAAGGTTTATCCATCCAGACAGTATGAAGACGCCTCTTCCTTCAACTGGACAGAGATCCGCTCTCTGAATGCAGGACACTGGTTCCTGGAG AGCGACCCCTACTGGACAGCTAACACCCTGACAGAGAGGGACCGCGTCAGGATAGCCAATCAGTCAGTCTGCAGTCTGGTGGACATGCTGCGCCTGGCGTCCAGGGCCAACAGCTCCGCCCTCCTCGACATCCGCAGGCCTCCGCCAGAGCACCCCCGCCACCGGAGCTGGTTCATGGACACGCTGTGGGCCGTGCAGAAAGCAGGGATCTCCCAGAAGAGGGTGAGGACT GTGACGTGGACCCCCGACACGGACAGGGGGAGGGTGCGAGGGCTGCAGCAGGGTGCAAATGAGAAGCTGTCCATCAAAGAGATAAGGCAGAGAGGAATCACCAGCCTGAACCTCCACTATAGCAAGGCCCACCACAAAGACATAGA GGAGTATCTGGCCAATAACGTGAGCGTGACTGTGTACCCGGTGAATGAGCCCTGGCTCTACTCTCTGCTGTGGTGCAGCGGGGTGCCTTCTGTGTCCTCTGATGCCCCACAAGTCCTCCGAAAGGTGCCTTACCCCATCTGGCTCATG AGCCACCACGCTTACGACTTCATCTGGATCACTTCAGATCTGGTCTCCATCGCCGTGGTCATCGGGATCTTTTGTTATCAGAA GTGGAAGATGAGCGGGATGCAGAACTATAACCCTGAGCAGATCATGCTGAGCGCTGTGACACGTCGGACCAGTCGGGAAGTAAACATCATGAAGGAGAAGCTCATATTCTCAG ATATCAACAATGGACTGGGCAGTTCAGAGGAGCTCTCTCTGTATCCTGAAAACGGCTATGCAAGATATTCTAACAGCAACATCAGTTGA
- the serpinh1a gene encoding serpin H1a yields the protein MWVTNLVSLVLLATSAQAATSASADKVLSNHATILADNSANLAFNLYQNMAKEKSIENILISPVVVASSLGLVALGGKASTASQVKTLLNAAKVKDEQLHSGLAELLTEVSDPKTRNVTWKISNRLYGPSSVTFVDAFVKSSKKHYNCDHSKINFRDKKSALNSINEWAAKSTDGKLPEVTKDVEKTDGAIIINAMFFKPHWDEQFHHKMVDNRGFMVSRSLTVSVQMMHRTGLYGFHEDKTNKLNILSMPLAHKKSTVVFLMPYHLEPLERLEKLLTKKQLDSWMGKLQQTAVAVSLPKVSMEVSHDLQKHLGELGLTEALDKTKADLSNISGKKNLYLSSVFHASAMEWDTDGNEMDVSVFGTDKLKNPKLFYADHPFIFLVKDQKTNSILFIGRMVRPKGEKMRDEL from the exons ATGTGGGTAACAAACCTGGTATCCTTGGTCCTCCTGGCCACTTCCGCCCAAGCTGCTACCTCGGCATCAGCAGACAAAGTCCTGAGTAACCACGCCACCATCCTTGCCGACAACAGCGCTAACCTGGCTTTCAATCTCTACCAAAACATGGCTAAGGAGAAGAGCATTGAGAACATCCTGATTTCCCCTGTAGTAGTGGCATCCTCTCTGGGTCTGGTGGCTCTCGGGGGCAAAGCGTCGACTGCCTCTCAGGTTAAAACCCTCCTCAATGCAGCTAAGGTCAAAGACGAGCAGCTGCACTCGGGCCTCGCTGAGCTCCTGACTGAGGTGAGCGACCCAAAAACCCGCAACGTCACCTGGAAGATCAGCAATCGCCTGTACGGACCCAGCTCCGTCACCTTTGTGGATGCCTTTGTGAAGAGCAGCAAAAAGCACTACAACTGTGACCACTCCAAGATCAACTTCAGGGACAAGAAGAGTGCCCTGAACTCCATCAACGAGTGGGCCGCCAAGTCTACTGACGGCAAGCTGCCGGAGGTCACCAAGGACGTGGAAAAGACAGACGGGGCAATAATCATCAATGCTATGTTCTTCAAAC CTCACTGGGACGAGCAGTTTCATCATAAGATGGTGGATAACAGAGGATTCATGGTGTCCCGCAGCCTCACTGTGTCAGTACAGATGATGCACCGCACAG GTCTCTATGGCTTCCATGAAGACAAAACCAACAAGTTGAACATCCTGAGCATGCCTCTGGCTCATAAGAAGTCCACTGTTGTGTTCCTCATGCCATACCACTTGGAGCCTCTGGAGAGACTGGAGAAGTTGCTGACCAAGAAGCAGCTGGATTCATGGATGGGCAAACTGCAGCAGACCGCTGTCGCTGTGTCTCTGCCCAAAGTCAGCATGGAAGTCAGTCACGACCTGCAG aaaCACCTTGGAGAATTGGGCTTAACAGAAGCTTTGGACAAAACCAAAGCCGACTTGTCCAACATCTCCGGGAAGAAGAACCTCTACCTGTCCAGTGTGTTTCACGCCTCGGCCATGGAGTGGGACACTGATGGGAACGAGATGGACGTCAGCGTCTTCGGCACAGACAAGCTGAAAAACCCCAAACTGTTCTACGCCGACCACCCGTTCATCTTCCTGGTGAAGGACCAGAAGACAAACTCCATCCTGTTCATCGGCAGGATGGTGAGGCCAAAGGGGGAAAAGATGAGAGACGAATTGTAA
- the gdpd5a gene encoding glycerophosphodiester phosphodiesterase domain-containing protein 5 isoform X2, whose protein sequence is MVKHQPLQVYEKQVFVSFVTGVYGCRWKRYQRSQDDSSRWECTWFVLLCSSFLLLLFWAYFWLVAQNDINEFNMSVYNHSGEWSDETIPLLASTTIGFSYITFLLMLALFHISLGQQLNLYWVHKIGVLATLLTTISGIVSVDDLWADEWDILLVSLQATAPFLHLGALTTVTAISWLVAGYVVRRERSTFQVVVLLIYTLVLLALYLAPLMFTCPCIMDRHSLTHRPEVIGRRGAPMLAPENTMVSFNRALQHGASSLEADVSISVDGVPFLMRDSTFRRTTDISKVYPSRQYEDASSFNWTEIRSLNAGHWFLESDPYWTANTLTERDRVRIANQSVCSLVDMLRLASRANSSALLDIRRPPPEHPRHRSWFMDTLWAVQKAGISQKRVTWTPDTDRGRVRGLQQGANEKLSIKEIRQRGITSLNLHYSKAHHKDIEEYLANNVSVTVYPVNEPWLYSLLWCSGVPSVSSDAPQVLRKVPYPIWLMSHHAYDFIWITSDLVSIAVVIGIFCYQNYHMIRWKMSGMQNYNPEQIMLSAVTRRTSREVNIMKEKLIFSDINNGLGSSEELSLYPENGYARYSNSNIS, encoded by the exons ATGGTGAAACACCAACCCTTACAGGTCTATGAGAAGCAGGTCTTTGTGTCCTTTGTCACTGGGGTCTATGGTTGTCGCTGGAAACGCTACCAGCGCTCCCAAGATGACAGCTCCAGG tgGGAGTGTACATGGTTCGTCCTCCTGTGCAGTTCTTTCCTTCTGCTGCTCTTCTGGGCTTACTTCTGGCTGGTGGCTCAAAATGACATCAACGAGTTCAACAT GTCGGTGTATAACCACTCTGGAGAATGGAGCGATGAGACGATCCCACTCCTGGCGTCCACCACCATAGGATTCAGCTACATTACTTTCTTACTG ATGTTAGCTCTTTTCCACATCTCTCTGGGCCAGCAGCTGAACCTCTACTGGGTTCACAAG ATTGGAGTGTTAGCGACGCTGCTGACCACCATCTCTGGTATCGTCTCTGTTGATGACCTGTGGGCCGATGAGTGGGACATTCTGCTCGTATCACTGCAG GCCACAGCACCTTTCCTGCACCTCGGAGCCCTGACAACAGTCACAGCCATCAGCTGGTTGGTAGCTGGTTATGTGGTCCGCAGAGAGAGATCCA CTTTCCAGGTGGTGGTGCTGCTGATCTACACCCTCGTCCTCCTGGCTCTGTATCTGGCTCCGCTCATGTTCACCTGCCCCTGCATCATGGACCGCCACAGCCTCACACATCGACCTGAAGTCATCGGTCGACGGGGAGCTCCTATG CTGGCTCCAGAAAACACCATGGTGTCCTTTAACCGAGCGCTGCAGCACGGAGCTAGCTCCCTGGAGGCCGACGTCAGCATCAG TGTGGATGGCGTCCCCTTCCTGATGCGTGACAGCACCTTCAGACGAACCACAGACATCAGTAAGGTTTATCCATCCAGACAGTATGAAGACGCCTCTTCCTTCAACTGGACAGAGATCCGCTCTCTGAATGCAGGACACTGGTTCCTGGAG AGCGACCCCTACTGGACAGCTAACACCCTGACAGAGAGGGACCGCGTCAGGATAGCCAATCAGTCAGTCTGCAGTCTGGTGGACATGCTGCGCCTGGCGTCCAGGGCCAACAGCTCCGCCCTCCTCGACATCCGCAGGCCTCCGCCAGAGCACCCCCGCCACCGGAGCTGGTTCATGGACACGCTGTGGGCCGTGCAGAAAGCAGGGATCTCCCAGAAGAGG GTGACGTGGACCCCCGACACGGACAGGGGGAGGGTGCGAGGGCTGCAGCAGGGTGCAAATGAGAAGCTGTCCATCAAAGAGATAAGGCAGAGAGGAATCACCAGCCTGAACCTCCACTATAGCAAGGCCCACCACAAAGACATAGA GGAGTATCTGGCCAATAACGTGAGCGTGACTGTGTACCCGGTGAATGAGCCCTGGCTCTACTCTCTGCTGTGGTGCAGCGGGGTGCCTTCTGTGTCCTCTGATGCCCCACAAGTCCTCCGAAAGGTGCCTTACCCCATCTGGCTCATG AGCCACCACGCTTACGACTTCATCTGGATCACTTCAGATCTGGTCTCCATCGCCGTGGTCATCGGGATCTTTTGTTATCAGAA CTATCATATGATCAG GTGGAAGATGAGCGGGATGCAGAACTATAACCCTGAGCAGATCATGCTGAGCGCTGTGACACGTCGGACCAGTCGGGAAGTAAACATCATGAAGGAGAAGCTCATATTCTCAG ATATCAACAATGGACTGGGCAGTTCAGAGGAGCTCTCTCTGTATCCTGAAAACGGCTATGCAAGATATTCTAACAGCAACATCAGTTGA
- the gdpd5a gene encoding glycerophosphodiester phosphodiesterase domain-containing protein 5 isoform X1, whose amino-acid sequence MVKHQPLQVYEKQVFVSFVTGVYGCRWKRYQRSQDDSSRWECTWFVLLCSSFLLLLFWAYFWLVAQNDINEFNMSVYNHSGEWSDETIPLLASTTIGFSYITFLLMLALFHISLGQQLNLYWVHKIGVLATLLTTISGIVSVDDLWADEWDILLVSLQATAPFLHLGALTTVTAISWLVAGYVVRRERSTFQVVVLLIYTLVLLALYLAPLMFTCPCIMDRHSLTHRPEVIGRRGAPMLAPENTMVSFNRALQHGASSLEADVSISVDGVPFLMRDSTFRRTTDISKVYPSRQYEDASSFNWTEIRSLNAGHWFLESDPYWTANTLTERDRVRIANQSVCSLVDMLRLASRANSSALLDIRRPPPEHPRHRSWFMDTLWAVQKAGISQKRVRTVTWTPDTDRGRVRGLQQGANEKLSIKEIRQRGITSLNLHYSKAHHKDIEEYLANNVSVTVYPVNEPWLYSLLWCSGVPSVSSDAPQVLRKVPYPIWLMSHHAYDFIWITSDLVSIAVVIGIFCYQNYHMIRWKMSGMQNYNPEQIMLSAVTRRTSREVNIMKEKLIFSDINNGLGSSEELSLYPENGYARYSNSNIS is encoded by the exons ATGGTGAAACACCAACCCTTACAGGTCTATGAGAAGCAGGTCTTTGTGTCCTTTGTCACTGGGGTCTATGGTTGTCGCTGGAAACGCTACCAGCGCTCCCAAGATGACAGCTCCAGG tgGGAGTGTACATGGTTCGTCCTCCTGTGCAGTTCTTTCCTTCTGCTGCTCTTCTGGGCTTACTTCTGGCTGGTGGCTCAAAATGACATCAACGAGTTCAACAT GTCGGTGTATAACCACTCTGGAGAATGGAGCGATGAGACGATCCCACTCCTGGCGTCCACCACCATAGGATTCAGCTACATTACTTTCTTACTG ATGTTAGCTCTTTTCCACATCTCTCTGGGCCAGCAGCTGAACCTCTACTGGGTTCACAAG ATTGGAGTGTTAGCGACGCTGCTGACCACCATCTCTGGTATCGTCTCTGTTGATGACCTGTGGGCCGATGAGTGGGACATTCTGCTCGTATCACTGCAG GCCACAGCACCTTTCCTGCACCTCGGAGCCCTGACAACAGTCACAGCCATCAGCTGGTTGGTAGCTGGTTATGTGGTCCGCAGAGAGAGATCCA CTTTCCAGGTGGTGGTGCTGCTGATCTACACCCTCGTCCTCCTGGCTCTGTATCTGGCTCCGCTCATGTTCACCTGCCCCTGCATCATGGACCGCCACAGCCTCACACATCGACCTGAAGTCATCGGTCGACGGGGAGCTCCTATG CTGGCTCCAGAAAACACCATGGTGTCCTTTAACCGAGCGCTGCAGCACGGAGCTAGCTCCCTGGAGGCCGACGTCAGCATCAG TGTGGATGGCGTCCCCTTCCTGATGCGTGACAGCACCTTCAGACGAACCACAGACATCAGTAAGGTTTATCCATCCAGACAGTATGAAGACGCCTCTTCCTTCAACTGGACAGAGATCCGCTCTCTGAATGCAGGACACTGGTTCCTGGAG AGCGACCCCTACTGGACAGCTAACACCCTGACAGAGAGGGACCGCGTCAGGATAGCCAATCAGTCAGTCTGCAGTCTGGTGGACATGCTGCGCCTGGCGTCCAGGGCCAACAGCTCCGCCCTCCTCGACATCCGCAGGCCTCCGCCAGAGCACCCCCGCCACCGGAGCTGGTTCATGGACACGCTGTGGGCCGTGCAGAAAGCAGGGATCTCCCAGAAGAGGGTGAGGACT GTGACGTGGACCCCCGACACGGACAGGGGGAGGGTGCGAGGGCTGCAGCAGGGTGCAAATGAGAAGCTGTCCATCAAAGAGATAAGGCAGAGAGGAATCACCAGCCTGAACCTCCACTATAGCAAGGCCCACCACAAAGACATAGA GGAGTATCTGGCCAATAACGTGAGCGTGACTGTGTACCCGGTGAATGAGCCCTGGCTCTACTCTCTGCTGTGGTGCAGCGGGGTGCCTTCTGTGTCCTCTGATGCCCCACAAGTCCTCCGAAAGGTGCCTTACCCCATCTGGCTCATG AGCCACCACGCTTACGACTTCATCTGGATCACTTCAGATCTGGTCTCCATCGCCGTGGTCATCGGGATCTTTTGTTATCAGAA CTATCATATGATCAG GTGGAAGATGAGCGGGATGCAGAACTATAACCCTGAGCAGATCATGCTGAGCGCTGTGACACGTCGGACCAGTCGGGAAGTAAACATCATGAAGGAGAAGCTCATATTCTCAG ATATCAACAATGGACTGGGCAGTTCAGAGGAGCTCTCTCTGTATCCTGAAAACGGCTATGCAAGATATTCTAACAGCAACATCAGTTGA